In Desulfotignum phosphitoxidans DSM 13687, the genomic stretch AAAACTTCATAAGTAAAACCATCTCCTTTCAGTGCTGGGTTTAAAGTTAACAATCGAATCAATTTTAATCTTTGCCTTAATAAACAATTTATGAACACGTCGCTTATAATCTGCGAAAAATTTCGTATTGTTCTTTCCCATTGGCACCTACAGTGATTAAACAGACTGAAATTTTGTTTTTATGAACATCCAAAACACGATAAATTGGATAGTCATGACCATTTTTCAAAATTTGCAAGTACTTCATGCTTTGCAGTTTCCCATAATGAATTTTAGTTATATAAAATATATATAAGTGATTATATAATATATAAAGTAAACACTTTTTATTTGTCAACACTTTTTTGGATTCTGTTGCAAAAAGTAGGGAATATCTGATAGAGACATCCCTCAATCTTTAAAATTCATGGCAGGAGACAGTGACGAATCAGACAAATCCGTATTTTCAACGGAAATGTCCGAGCAGATCTGGCCGGAACGGCGGTAACATCATGACGGAAACAGGGTGTCGCTTTTGGCAACATTCGCCAGGCGGCCCTGTTCATGATCCATTTGAATGGATATCCTCAAAAAATCCGGCCGCCGTGTCGTAAAAAGCAACATCGCCATGTGATCCTCCCATGACCGGCGGCCGGTTTTTTTCTGTCTGTATGAAAAAAACTCCTTTTATTTCAATAACATAGCATTCAATCTGTCTGCTTTTTTTCTCTGGCACCTGGTTTGCAAAAAGAATAACCAATCGCAGGGGGGCAAGCCCTGCAAAGGAGGTGTATCATGAGATCCCAAAAACAGAACCATGAGGTAAAAGGGTTCCAGGTCGTTGAAGACGCGTGTATCTGGATGAAAGCAGGCATTGTGCCGTTTAAAATGTGCGACAATGTGTATGACTGCCGGACCTGTCCGTTTGACAAGGCCATGCAGAAAAAAATGACGGCCATCCGGCATCTGGAATCCCGGGGTGACGGCACCGCCCTGGCGGAAAAATTACGGACCATTTACAAATGGCATCCCCGCCCCTGCCGGCATGTGCTCACGGGCCGCGTGGATGGCCCCAGAACCTGTGTGCTGAACTATGAATGCTATCATTGTGAGTATGACCAGATGCTGGATGAGGAAGACCTGAACGGTTTCAGCAGAAAACCGGCATTTTCACTGGCGGCCGGGTACCGCCTGGCCCGGGGTTATTACTATCACAAGGGACACACCTGGGCACGATTCGGCCATGGCGGACGGGTGACGGTCGGGTTTGATGAATTTCTGGTCAAACTGTTCGGCATTCCTTCAACCATTTCGATTCCGCCCATTGGCACGGGGGTGAAAAAAGATCATGCAGCCGTGTCATTTTCCCGCCGGGACAAGTCAGCCACGGCCCTGTCTCCCGTCACAGGGACGGTCCTGGCCGTCAACACCAAAGCCCAGGCCCATCCGGAAATCGTTCATCAGGATCCCTACCATGACGGGTGGCTGTGTATCCTTGAGCCGAATATGCCCAAACGAAACCACAAGGGCCTTTTTTATGAAAAAGAAAGCCTGGAATGGACCGACGGCGAAAGCCAGCGGCTGTTATCTATGATCGGGCCGGAATACATGGATCTGGCTGCCACGGGCGGAGAACCCATTGATGATGTATACGGCAGTTTCCCGGAAATCGCATGGGAAACTCTTGCAGAAAAATTTCTGGGAACCTGAAACCCATGAGGAAAATCAGCTCACGGGGTCAGGCGCCTTTCGCAGTCCGGGCAAAGATAAAAAGGAATCTGGTCCAGATCCGTGATGGCACCGGAAAAATGCATGATGCATTGGGGTTCATGGCAGTGGAACAGACTGAACAGGTGCCCGAGTTCGTGGAGTGCGACTTTTGCCGCCCGTTCGTAAAACAAAGACGGCGGCGGCAACGATCCGTCGGCGTTCCTGTTCAGCCTGAACAGCGAAATCATGGAAAGATCACCTCCCTGGACGGCGTACCCATATGCATAGTTGAAAATGGGAATAAAAATATCCAGGGATGTGACCCCCACAATTTTAGAACACGCCGGGAAATTCCATGCCCCCAGCTGTTCGATGATGATACCGGCATCATACTGGTTCCGCCGGTCATCAAACGCGGATTCAGGCACGGGCCGTTTGGGCAGAACAACGGCCGGACACCTGTAACAGGCCGTAATGTTGGCTGCAATCACCTTGAGTACGAGTGCCGGGACCTCTCCCACCGGCACCACCCCGATCTGCTGTGTCATCGGTCTTTTTTCAACTGATCCCGTTTAATGATTTTATGAAGTGTGGCCCGGTTGATCCCTAAAATTTCAGCTGACCGGGTAATGTGCCAGTCCTGTTCATCCAGTACCCGGAGAATATGTTCCTTCTGGACGGCTTTCAATGTCTGAGCCCTGGGCCCGGCGGTTCGGGCCGGCTGCAGAAATGAAAAATCCCCGGCCGTCAGGGTCCGGGATTTGCTTAACACCACGGCCCGTTCAACGGCATTTTCCAGTTCCCGGACATTTCCGGGCCAGTCGTATGACGTCAACAGCCTGACGGCATCCTGTGTGATCCGGTCCACGGTTTTCGTGGTTTCATGGCTGTATTTTTCCATGAAATGCCTGGCCAGCAGCGCAATATCATCTTTGCGCTCCCGCAGGGAAGGCAGCCGGATCTTGATCACATTGATCCGGTAATAAAAATCTTCCCTGAATGCCTCTTTTCGGATACGGTCTTCCAGGTGGTGCCGGGTGGCGGAAACCAGACGGAAATCCACGGCCACGGGTGTTTCGCTTCCCACACTGAACACCTGTTTGTCCTCCAGGACCCGGAGCAGGTCCACCTGCATTTTCGGGCTGATATCACCGATTTCATCCAGAAACAGGGTCCCGCCGGAAACGATTTCCAGAAACCCTTTTCTGGCATGGGTCGCCCCCGTGAACGCCCCTTTTTTATGCCCGAACAATTCACTTTCCATGAGCGTGTCCGGCAATGCACCGCAGTTGATGGCAACAAAGGGCAGCTCGGCCCGAAGGCTTTTGGCATGGATGGCCCGGGCCACCAGTCCCTTGCCCGTCCCCGTTTCTCCGGTAATTAAAACAGAAGCGTCGCTTTGGGCCACTTCCGGGATCATGGCATACAGTTGTTTCATGGGAGATGACTGGCCGATGATGTTGTCAAACCGGGTGATCTGTTCCAGGTGACCTTTGAGGTACTGATACTCCTGGGTGATTTTCTGCTGGCACAGGATCCTTTCCATCACCAGGGACAGCTGGTCCGGCTTGAAAGGTTTGAGCAGATAGTCGCTGGCACCCGTGCGCATGGCTTTGACCGCGCTTTCAATGGAGCCGTAGGCAGTGATGATCACCACCATGATACCCGGGTCATCCTGTTTCACTTTTTCCAGCAGTTCCAGGCCGTCCATCCCCGGCATTTTAATATCCACAAACATCACCTGAAACGGCGTTTGTTCCAGTTTTTTCAGGGCCTCCATGCCTGATGCGGCCGTGTCCACTTCATGGCCGTATTTTTTAAACCAGGTCAACAGAGACTGCCGGACAATCATCTCATCGTCCACGATCATGATGCGAATTTTACTATCCATATCTATCCTCCCCCAGGATCATGGGCAGCCGGAGATATCACGGGAAACGACAATATAAATGCCGCGCCTTTGCCTTCCCGGCTGTCGATTTTTACTGTGCCCTTGTGGGTTTTGACCACCCCGTGCACAATGGACAGCCCAAGTCCTGTGCCCTGGCCCACATCTTTTGTGGTAAAAAACGGATCAAACAGGTTATCCTGTATTTTTTCCGGGATCCCGTAGCCCGTGTCCCGGATTTCCACACACGCCGTGTCTGATTTTGGGTCCAGCCAGGTTCTGACCGCCAGTCGGCCCCCTTCCGGCATGGCTTCACTGGCATTGAAAATCAGGTTTAAAAAACACTGCTGAAGCTGGTTGATATCCCCTTCCAGCATCAGCGGAACCGGGGACAGGTCCGTTGTCAAAGTGATATTCCCAAGTTCCAGCTTGTGCCGGGTCAGGGTGAGCACGGCATGCAGCACTTCGTTTAAATCAATATGCTGATGCTCAAGTCCGGATTCTCTGGCAAAAAACAGCATCCCGGAAACGATATTTCCGCAGCGCTCCAGTTCCGATGACATGAGTGTCAGATGGTCTTTGAACTGTGACAGCTGATCATCTTCAGGACGTCCGGCATATAACATATCCAGCATGTAATCACAAAATGTCAAAAGCCCCTGGATGGGGTTGTTGATTTCATGGGCGCAGCTGGCTGCCAGTTTGCCCAGAGAAATCATCCGGTCTTCCTGGACCATTTTCTGGATATCGGATTTGAATTTTTTTTCCCGCTTCTTCCACCGGTCCGAAAACTCCGCCGTAATATCCCTCCAGAACTCGATCACCTGCACGACTTTTCCCTCGTCATTCTTGATGGGATAGGTGTTCAGGCTGCAGTACAACCGGTTTCCGTCCGGCCCGGGATGGTCATGGATCACATAGGCGTTTGTGCCGGATCTCAAGGTTTCCAGCATGGGACAGTTCACGCCGGGAAACACGCTGGAACAAGGCGCGTTGATACCGTGGGAAATTTCATAGCAATAGGCCCCGATCACCTGGTCCTTTGTTTTTTTCACGGTATTGAGATAGGCATCATTCACATCGGCAATGGTAAAATCGGTATTGATGATGACAATGGCAGCCGTACTCTGCTGGATGAGCAGGCTGGAGAAGGTTTTTTCCGCCACCAGTTTCTTCTGGGTGGATTTGAGCTGCTGGTTTGTATGCAACAGGTTGCGAAGAATCCTGCTGATATTGTACTCGAGCACGCCAACGCCCTCGGGTTTTAACCGGATAATTTCAAGGAGCACTTCCCGGCTGCCCGTGAGTTCCAGGACACTGTCCAGGTGCTGGATATTGAGCAGATCGTAAAGATTATCCGTCGTATAAATCCCCATTTCCCGGGCAAGCTCAAACCCTTCTGCCGTGTCGTTTTTGTCGCACACCCCCAGAATTTTAATATCAAAAAACGGCACGGGATCATTTTTGATCAGTTCAAGGAAAAACCGGCAGGTCCGGCCACCGCCCACAATGGCGATATTCAGTGACACGGCCGGGTTGGCATGATTTCCGGGAGTATCTGTCTGGGTCTTCATCTTTTTGAGTTTACACCGTGCGGCTGTCCAGCCCCAGGGCTTTGCGCTTTTTCTCGATCACCCGGATCAGAAACACAGCCGCTTTTTCCGGGTCCGGTTCAACACCGAACGTGGCCCCCACCACATCGTTCAACCCTTCCGTCAGCAGTTTGACCACATTCATGGACCCGGTGACCGGCGGCATGGGGCCTAAGTGGGTGGTGATGCCGGAAGCCACACAGTAAACCCCGATGGTCACGGCTTTTTCCGAATACCATTCCGGTGCGGAACCGGCCACGGGCAGATCACTGATATCCACGCCCAGGGCATCGGCCAGAGCCGAGACCAGCACCAGGATCCGCACATTGTCCACACAGGAACCTAAGTGAAGCACCGGGGGAATGCCTAAAGCGCCGCAGATTTCCTTTAACCCCGGGCCTGCCATCTCAATGGCGGAAGGCACCTTGAATCCGGCCTTGGCACTGGCCACGGACACACATCCCGTGTCCACCACCAGGATATCATTTTCGATCAGTTTTTTGATCAATGTGACATGGCCGTAATCATGCTTGATTTTGGGGTTGTTGCACCCCACAACGCCGACAGCTCCCCGGATCTTTCCGGCTTTGATGGCATCGATCAACGGCGCTGGCGTCCCGCCCAGGGCCCCCAGAATGGTTTCAATGGAAAACCCGCCCACCGCTTCCTGGGGCGCCACCGGAATGTAGACCTGTTTGCGGTTGCCGAAATTTTCAATGGCCGCTTTCACCAGGGTTTTGGCTTTTTCTTCGGCATTGTCCGGGTGGAATTCATGGTGTTCCATGCCCGGAAACCGGGCCTTGTCCGATGTGCTGATCATTTTTGTATGATAGCAGGCCGCTGCTTTGCCGATGGACGGCATGATGCACTGGTAATCCACGATCATCATGTCCACAGCCCCGGTGCTCAGAATCAGTTCGGTCATGAGATGGTTTCCAGCCATGGCAATGCCCCGGCGCATGAGCAGTTCATTGCCCGTGCAGCAGACACCGACAAGATTGATGCCCGCAGCGCCCTTTGCCTTGGCAAGGGCCAGCATTTCCTCGGAAATACAGGCTTTGGAAACCATTTCCGACACCACGGGATTGTGACCGTGAACCACGATATTGACCTGGCCTTTTTTCAAAACACCGGCATTGACCATGGTGGGTTTGGGGGCCGGCACCCCGAACAGGATGTCCGACACTTCCGTGGCGATCATGGACCCGCCCCACCCGTCGGACAGGGCATTGCGCAGCCCCTGGGTCAACAGGCTGACCCAGTCGTTGTCCACGCCCATATGGGTGCGGTGCATCATTTCCGAGGTTTCCCGGTCAATGCCTCTGGGGGTGATACCGGCTTTTTCCCAGACTTTGCGGCGCTTTTCAGGTGCCCGGTTGACCAGGGTCACGGATTTCCGGCGCATGCCGTAATCTTCCATCATGGCATCGGCCAGCTCTCCGGCAACGGTTAGGACGTCTTTTCCTTCGGTTTGAATACCGTATTCCCTGGCCACCCGTCTGAGTTTTTCCTCACTGCGGATCTTGTACCCGGGGGCCTCGCCTTTGGAAACCGCTTCCAGCACTTCCACCAGATCCCGGCCGTGATCGGAATGAGAGGCAGCCCCGGCGGCAATCATGCGGCACAGGTTCCGGGCCACGATGATGTCGGCATCTGCACCGCAGACCCCTGTCTGGGGCCCCTGGCCGAAGGGATCCACCCGGCAGGGTCCCATGATGCAGATTCTGCAGGACAGTCCCATGTCGCAGAAACCGCACTGGGGCTGCTGGGCTTCGTGACGGTGCCACACGGTTTCCACGTTGTCTTTGACGGCTTTGTCAAATAACAGATTTCCATCGCTGGTAATCGAAACATCGGTTCTGGGATCAATCATGTTCACCTCCTTATTGCTGCACCAGCCTTTACGGCGGCCTGTTTCAGGGTGTTGTAAAGAGCCACCGTATCCGGCAGGCCCTGGGCGGCGGCATCGGCCGACATGGTCCGGGCCACCTGCCGGGTTTTTTCATTCATGGCATGCGTGATCTCATCATACACCAGGGCCCCGGTCTTGCAGACCTCGACACAGGCCGGGATTTGTCCCCGGGCAACCCGGGCATCGCAGTTGTCACATTTCACGGCCACGGTTTTTCCCGGCGGCGCGGCGGCGTGTTCATGAAACCGCAGAACCCCGTACGGGCAGGCCATGGCACACGATGCACAGTTGATGCACCGGTCCGGATTGACGAATACCGTGTGTGTGGCGGCATCTCGAAAGATGGCCCCGGTCAGGCAGGCCAGCTGGCAGGGCGCCGGATCACAGTGGCGGCACCGGTTGGGAAATCCCTGGTTGAACATCCCGGCCCCCACATGCACCCGGGCCCGGGGCTTCGGGGTTTCCTGCACCGCGGCAAACAGGGATTCGGATCTTGAATGCGCCACGGCGCAGGCCAGCATGCACTGCATGCATCCCACGCATTTCTCCGGATTGACAATGACTTGTTTCATCGGTCCTCCTTTGGGCGGATATCAGGGCTTTTTTCGCCCCTGCACAAATTTGATTACAGCAATCGGCTGTAATTGTAATTCAAAGACATCAGATATTTCTTTGGAATTCTCACAGGCACCCTGTTTTCGATCATGGCCCGTAATATGCCGCCCTGTTCGATCTGATTGATCAGCACGGCCCCCACCAGAATATCGCCGGAAAATACCAGGCGGCGATAGGCCCCGGCTTTTTCATCCCCGGCCTGAATGATCTCAAGGTCTTTTGTATTTTCCGGATTCGCCAGTCCCATGGTCATGACATCCAGGCCGTAAATCCGCATGACGTTCCGGCCCAAGCTGCCCGGATATGACACTTTTCTGCCGGCCATGTTGAATCCCGCAATTCGGCCCTGGATGGCGGCTTCCGGCCAGATGGCATTGATCCACCGGGTTTGACGGGCAATATCAAAGGTCTCGGCTGCATCACCGGCCGCATAAATATCCGGAACACTGGAACAAAGATATGAATCCACTTGAATACCATAACCCATGTCGATATCGTTTTCCGGGATGAACCCCAGAGACGGGTCCACGCCCTTGCCCACGATGACCAGATCACACTCCAGGGTTTCCCCTGAATCCAGGCGGGCGTTTTTAACCGTTTCATCGCCGTCAAAAGCGGTGACGCTGACCCCGACTTTGACGGTCAATCCATGGGTTTGCAGTTCCTTTAAAATCATTTTCCCGGCCGTTTCATCCACCTGCATGGCCAGAGGATAAGGCGATGTGATGAGCATGGTGACGTTGATTCCCCGTTTCAACAGGGCATGGGCCGCCTTGAAACCCACCAGCCCGCCCCCCAGCACCAGGGCGTTTTTCACCCCCTGTGAAACGGCCTTCAAATGATCCAGTACATCTTTCTGGGTGCGCATGGTAAAGATATTTCCCAGATCGGATCC encodes the following:
- a CDS encoding NAD(P)/FAD-dependent oxidoreductase, whose product is MKHLIIGNGTAGINAARAIREMDATAAIVMVSDETFPPYSRPMISYVLEGAEPHEKLPLFPDNVYEDLNITPVLGHRVAHLDVKKKIVRLEDATEIDFHTLLIASGADARQIKVPGSDLGNIFTMRTQKDVLDHLKAVSQGVKNALVLGGGLVGFKAAHALLKRGINVTMLITSPYPLAMQVDETAGKMILKELQTHGLTVKVGVSVTAFDGDETVKNARLDSGETLECDLVIVGKGVDPSLGFIPENDIDMGYGIQVDSYLCSSVPDIYAAGDAAETFDIARQTRWINAIWPEAAIQGRIAGFNMAGRKVSYPGSLGRNVMRIYGLDVMTMGLANPENTKDLEIIQAGDEKAGAYRRLVFSGDILVGAVLINQIEQGGILRAMIENRVPVRIPKKYLMSLNYNYSRLL
- a CDS encoding glycine cleavage system protein H → MRSQKQNHEVKGFQVVEDACIWMKAGIVPFKMCDNVYDCRTCPFDKAMQKKMTAIRHLESRGDGTALAEKLRTIYKWHPRPCRHVLTGRVDGPRTCVLNYECYHCEYDQMLDEEDLNGFSRKPAFSLAAGYRLARGYYYHKGHTWARFGHGGRVTVGFDEFLVKLFGIPSTISIPPIGTGVKKDHAAVSFSRRDKSATALSPVTGTVLAVNTKAQAHPEIVHQDPYHDGWLCILEPNMPKRNHKGLFYEKESLEWTDGESQRLLSMIGPEYMDLAATGGEPIDDVYGSFPEIAWETLAEKFLGT
- a CDS encoding archaemetzincin family Zn-dependent metalloprotease, with the protein product MTQQIGVVPVGEVPALVLKVIAANITACYRCPAVVLPKRPVPESAFDDRRNQYDAGIIIEQLGAWNFPACSKIVGVTSLDIFIPIFNYAYGYAVQGGDLSMISLFRLNRNADGSLPPPSLFYERAAKVALHELGHLFSLFHCHEPQCIMHFSGAITDLDQIPFYLCPDCERRLTP
- the cooS gene encoding anaerobic carbon-monoxide dehydrogenase catalytic subunit yields the protein MIDPRTDVSITSDGNLLFDKAVKDNVETVWHRHEAQQPQCGFCDMGLSCRICIMGPCRVDPFGQGPQTGVCGADADIIVARNLCRMIAAGAASHSDHGRDLVEVLEAVSKGEAPGYKIRSEEKLRRVAREYGIQTEGKDVLTVAGELADAMMEDYGMRRKSVTLVNRAPEKRRKVWEKAGITPRGIDRETSEMMHRTHMGVDNDWVSLLTQGLRNALSDGWGGSMIATEVSDILFGVPAPKPTMVNAGVLKKGQVNIVVHGHNPVVSEMVSKACISEEMLALAKAKGAAGINLVGVCCTGNELLMRRGIAMAGNHLMTELILSTGAVDMMIVDYQCIMPSIGKAAACYHTKMISTSDKARFPGMEHHEFHPDNAEEKAKTLVKAAIENFGNRKQVYIPVAPQEAVGGFSIETILGALGGTPAPLIDAIKAGKIRGAVGVVGCNNPKIKHDYGHVTLIKKLIENDILVVDTGCVSVASAKAGFKVPSAIEMAGPGLKEICGALGIPPVLHLGSCVDNVRILVLVSALADALGVDISDLPVAGSAPEWYSEKAVTIGVYCVASGITTHLGPMPPVTGSMNVVKLLTEGLNDVVGATFGVEPDPEKAAVFLIRVIEKKRKALGLDSRTV
- a CDS encoding PAS domain-containing sensor histidine kinase; the encoded protein is MKTQTDTPGNHANPAVSLNIAIVGGGRTCRFFLELIKNDPVPFFDIKILGVCDKNDTAEGFELAREMGIYTTDNLYDLLNIQHLDSVLELTGSREVLLEIIRLKPEGVGVLEYNISRILRNLLHTNQQLKSTQKKLVAEKTFSSLLIQQSTAAIVIINTDFTIADVNDAYLNTVKKTKDQVIGAYCYEISHGINAPCSSVFPGVNCPMLETLRSGTNAYVIHDHPGPDGNRLYCSLNTYPIKNDEGKVVQVIEFWRDITAEFSDRWKKREKKFKSDIQKMVQEDRMISLGKLAASCAHEINNPIQGLLTFCDYMLDMLYAGRPEDDQLSQFKDHLTLMSSELERCGNIVSGMLFFARESGLEHQHIDLNEVLHAVLTLTRHKLELGNITLTTDLSPVPLMLEGDINQLQQCFLNLIFNASEAMPEGGRLAVRTWLDPKSDTACVEIRDTGYGIPEKIQDNLFDPFFTTKDVGQGTGLGLSIVHGVVKTHKGTVKIDSREGKGAAFILSFPVISPAAHDPGGG
- a CDS encoding sigma-54-dependent transcriptional regulator; the encoded protein is MDSKIRIMIVDDEMIVRQSLLTWFKKYGHEVDTAASGMEALKKLEQTPFQVMFVDIKMPGMDGLELLEKVKQDDPGIMVVIITAYGSIESAVKAMRTGASDYLLKPFKPDQLSLVMERILCQQKITQEYQYLKGHLEQITRFDNIIGQSSPMKQLYAMIPEVAQSDASVLITGETGTGKGLVARAIHAKSLRAELPFVAINCGALPDTLMESELFGHKKGAFTGATHARKGFLEIVSGGTLFLDEIGDISPKMQVDLLRVLEDKQVFSVGSETPVAVDFRLVSATRHHLEDRIRKEAFREDFYYRINVIKIRLPSLRERKDDIALLARHFMEKYSHETTKTVDRITQDAVRLLTSYDWPGNVRELENAVERAVVLSKSRTLTAGDFSFLQPARTAGPRAQTLKAVQKEHILRVLDEQDWHITRSAEILGINRATLHKIIKRDQLKKDR
- a CDS encoding 4Fe-4S dicluster domain-containing protein translates to MKQVIVNPEKCVGCMQCMLACAVAHSRSESLFAAVQETPKPRARVHVGAGMFNQGFPNRCRHCDPAPCQLACLTGAIFRDAATHTVFVNPDRCINCASCAMACPYGVLRFHEHAAAPPGKTVAVKCDNCDARVARGQIPACVEVCKTGALVYDEITHAMNEKTRQVARTMSADAAAQGLPDTVALYNTLKQAAVKAGAAIRR